TGACTCGCCTACATGGTAATCCGTAAAACCAGTTTCGGCGGCCAATCCACCCACACCAATAAATGCTTTGTCCACAAACAACCCCTCGAGGCTTTTCCTGGCAATCGGACCGGACATGGCCAGATCCCCTGCCCGCAATTCACCTCCACTCATGATCACCTTTGCATCCGGGTGATGAGATAGTTCCAATGCCACCAGTAGCGCATTGGTTATCACCGTAATTCCTTTTTTATGGTAAAGGTGTTTGGCGAACAATTGTGTCGTCGTGCCTAAATCAATATAGATCGCGTCACCGTCCTCCACCAAAGAGGCGGCGGCCACTGCAATCGCCTCTTTCTCCGCCAAGTTTAAACCACTCCGCTTGGCATAAGGAGGCTCTACGTTGGTTTTATTCAGAATAGCGCCACCATGCACCTTTTTCAGTAGCCCCTGCTGCTCCATTTCATACAAATCACGCCTGATTGTTTCGCGGGTCACCATTAGTCGGCTGCATAGCTCTGCAATACGAACGGATTGATTTTCTTGTAGCATTTGCAGGATCAGCTGCTGCCTTTCTTCTTGTAGCATGGATGATCACCAGCTTCTCTTAATTGTAAATCTCCTGACTAGACTGAAACAAGGTTTGGACGTTCGTCGCAAATTCCTCTGCCTTTTTCTTCACAGTCCCCTTCATTAGTATATCTCCTAATGATGCCAATCGTCCTGTCATTTGCAAATCCATCTCGTATTGAACTCGTGTGGTTCCCGGCTGTTCCTCTTTTAACTGAAGGTGCAATTGATTGCGGAATAATCCGGCCAACGCTACTGGTTGTCCGGTCATCTCTACTTGTAGCGCTTCTCCTTCTACTGCTTCTCTTAATTCTCCGGTGACACGGAATGGAATCGTCATAAACTGTATTTTCACTTCCATGTTCGCTTCATAACGGGTTAGGCTGCTCATTTTTACTTCTTTGCAGCCCGGTACGCATCCTGACAGCTTTTCTACATCCATAAAGACCGACCATACATCCGCTTTGCTTGCCTGAATCGTAAACGAGTCGGATAGCTTCATCGTAAACTCTCCCTTCTGATGATCGCTTTAAAAGAGGTGCTTGGCTGTTTCTTTTGCCAATTCCATTGAATTGGTGTGATCATCGTCGCCAAGGCAAGTACAGCTCCCCACTGCATAAATATCTGGCAGATTCGTTTTCCCCGTGGCATCTACGATGATCGCATCGCGATGATCTCGCTCGATTGGCGTTCCTTTCAAGAAAAACGTGCAAGGCACACGACCTTTTGCAAAAATGAGTGTATCGCACGCCACTTCGTTTCTCTCATCCGTCATCCGATTCCGCAGCTGCACTCCTTCTACTCGGGACAATCCCTTGATAGAGGTAAGCTCCCAATCGGACTCCGCATATTTGACCAGATTGCTCGTCTCTTTTTCCAGAAGGGTCGCTGTACTGCGTGAGATTCTACCATTCTCGATCAACACAATCCTGTGGCCTGGCTGATATCCTCGCTCTACCAGCTGCATCGCCATCATCGGCGTCATGATTCCTGCTGGACGTGTCCCCGGGATTTTATGCGCCTCACGCGGTTTTTCCAGTGAGCCTGAGGCGATCAGTACCTTTTTTGCCTCAATAGAATAGGTGCCCATCGGTGACTGGACGTACAACTGATGCAGTTGACCGTTTGCCCCTGGGAAAAAACCGACGACCGTTGATTGTTCGTGAATCTCGAAGGGAAGCGACGCGATTTTTTCCAGCAGCTCCCGTTCTGGTGCAAACTCCTCGGAGCTCCAATACGGTAAGGTGAAGCCACCTTTTCTCTTCTGGTAATCAATCATCAGAACAGAGCTGATTCCTCCTTCCCACGCTGAAACGGCTGCCGTCAATCCCGAGATTCCTGCTCCAATGATCACCAATTCATACTTCATGCCTGCTTCTCTCCTTGTACTACAGCTAGATAAGAGTTTTTTACTCCTTTTAAAGGCTGCTTCCCGGTCTGATCAGGATAGGTCTCGGCCATAACATCGATGATTTTGGGAATACAGCAGTTTCCTTGGCACTCTCCTAAGGTGGCGCCCGTCCGCCGCTTCACGCCATCAATAGTCTGCGGGGTGAGTGGACGCTTCAAGGAGTGGACGATCTCACTCCGGGTAATCGAGCGGCACAGACAAATGATTTCTCCTGTATCCTGCTCCTCTGAAAAGAGATCGGGAAGGGTGTGCTGTGCCTGTTCGTTTGCTTGCAGCTCAAGTCCAGCTTTCTGAAGTGTTTCCGCTACCAGCTCTGCTATGCCAGGGGAAGCAGATAGTCCGGTGGAACGAATCCCGGCAGCATGAATCATGCGTGGCTGCACAGCGGATGGACGGATGACAAAATCTCCTTCGCTGCAA
The window above is part of the Brevibacillus brevis NBRC 100599 genome. Proteins encoded here:
- a CDS encoding CoxG family protein, translated to MKLSDSFTIQASKADVWSVFMDVEKLSGCVPGCKEVKMSSLTRYEANMEVKIQFMTIPFRVTGELREAVEGEALQVEMTGQPVALAGLFRNQLHLQLKEEQPGTTRVQYEMDLQMTGRLASLGDILMKGTVKKKAEEFATNVQTLFQSSQEIYN
- a CDS encoding NAD(P)/FAD-dependent oxidoreductase, whose translation is MKYELVIIGAGISGLTAAVSAWEGGISSVLMIDYQKRKGGFTLPYWSSEEFAPERELLEKIASLPFEIHEQSTVVGFFPGANGQLHQLYVQSPMGTYSIEAKKVLIASGSLEKPREAHKIPGTRPAGIMTPMMAMQLVERGYQPGHRIVLIENGRISRSTATLLEKETSNLVKYAESDWELTSIKGLSRVEGVQLRNRMTDERNEVACDTLIFAKGRVPCTFFLKGTPIERDHRDAIIVDATGKTNLPDIYAVGSCTCLGDDDHTNSMELAKETAKHLF
- a CDS encoding DeoR/GlpR family DNA-binding transcription regulator is translated as MLQEERQQLILQMLQENQSVRIAELCSRLMVTRETIRRDLYEMEQQGLLKKVHGGAILNKTNVEPPYAKRSGLNLAEKEAIAVAAASLVEDGDAIYIDLGTTTQLFAKHLYHKKGITVITNALLVALELSHHPDAKVIMSGGELRAGDLAMSGPIARKSLEGLFVDKAFIGVGGLAAETGFTDYHVGESDIRQLMLTNAKETYALIDHSKINVTAFMRVAELSDIDVVITDEELPQSLAGRLAQEGLQVIVAKTSV